TGCCCAGCGCCGCATGTTCTACCGCCACTCCCGATTCTTCATCCTGAACCTGTTCGCCAAGCGGAACGGAGCGCTGCTGAAGAAGGCGGAAACGTCGCTCTCGGACGTGGACAGGAACGAGATTTCTCGTACCGTTCTGGACCTCGCAGAAGTTACGTTCACCGTCGCAGACGGCACGTTCCAGCAGAGTCGAGGCTACCTCGCTATATTTCGCAACAGCACTGACGCTCTGCCGCTCGCGAGGCGTGTAATGGGCGCACTGGCGGAACGAGACAGGAAGGAACGCCTGCCTGAAGCCGCGCCAGAACCCGAGCAGCCCAACCAGCCCTGATCTGATGAACCGCAAGCAGAAGCTCGAACTGACCTGGATCGGCAAGGAGAACCGCCCCAAGCTGGAGCCCCGCATCCTCCTGGAGGACCCGGAGCGCTCTTACCACGCTTCGTTGCGGGTATCCCAGGGCGACCACTTCGACAACCGGCTGATCTTCGGGGACAACCTGCTTGCGTTGAAGGCGCTGGAACAGGAGTTCGCGGGCAAAGTGAAGTGCATCTACATCGATCCTCCGTACAACACCGGTAGTGCTTTCGAACATTACGATGATGGGCTTGAGCACTCCGTATGGATGGGAATGATGCGTGATCGCATCGTGTTGCTCCGCCGTCTCCTAAGCGAAGATGGGTCCATCTGGATCACGATCGATGATACCGAGGTGCACTATCTAAAGGTAATGTGTGATGAGCTTTTCGGCCGCGAGAATTTTGTGGCCTCGGTCGTTTGGGAGAAGGCAGACTCCCCACGTAATTCGGCAAGGCAGTTCTCAACGGATCACGATTATGTGCTGGTCTATTCCAAGACTCCATCCTGGCTTCCGCGTCGCCTGCCACGCACCGAAGAGGCGAATGCAATCTATTCCAACCCCGACCATGATCCCAGAGGAGCATGGCTTCCAGGTGATCCGTACGCCAACAAGCCATATTCCAAGGGTCAATACTCGATCGCCGGGCCAACTGGGCGAGTGTTCACGCCGCCGCCCGGCCGGTACTGGAGAATCTCTGAGGAACGGCTTCGTGAACTCGACGCGGATGGCAGGATTTGGTGGGGCCCCAAAGGTGATGCACGACCAAGCATTAAGCGCTATTTGACGGATGTTAGCGAGTTGGTCGTTCGTACGTTATGGACTAAAGAGGAAGTTGGAAGCAACCGAACTTCAAAGAACGAGATGCGAGCTCTCTTTCCTGCGGAGTCGACGTTTGATACACCAAAACCAGAGCGCCTCTTAGAGCGAGTACTCCGGATCGCTACCGATCCGGGTGACTTCGTCCTCGACTCGTTCGCCGGCTCTGGCACAACAGGCGCAGTTGCTCACAAGATGGGACGCCGCTGGATCATGGTCGAACTTGGCGAGCACATCCACACGCACATCATCCCGCGGATGCGCAAGGTGGTGAATGGCGACGATCCGGGCGGCATCACCAAGGCGGTGGGTTGGAAAGGCGGCGGCGGCTTCCGCTACTTTCGCCTCGCGCCGTCGCTGCTGCAAAAGGACCGCTGGGGCCAGTTGGTCATCAACCCGGAGTTCAACGGGGCGATGCTCGCCGAGGCCATGTGCAAGCTGGAAGGCTTTACCTACGCCCCCAGCGACACCGTTTATTGGCAGCACGGGCGATCCACCGAGAGCGACTACATCTACGTGACCACGCAGCACCTTGGGCCGGACCAGCTCGCGCAGCTTTCCGACGAAGTGGGCGACAACCGCACGCTGCTGGTGCTGTGCGCGGCATTCCGCGGCGACGACACCCGCTATCCCAACCTTACTGTCAAAAAGATCCCCAAGCAGGTGCTTTCGCGCTGCGAGTGGGGCCGCGACGACTATAGCCTTAACGTGCAGAACCTGCCCGCCGCGGGGACGGAGCCGGCCGATGCGGCCCCGGAGCGCGGACCCGCACGGCGGCGGAACACACAGCCCTCGCTGTTCGGCGCGGAAGGTGGTGAATGAGCCGCCACGTCGCGAACGTCGCCTCGCGCCTCAGCCTGCGTGCTCCCCAGCGCGAGGCGCTGCAGATCTTGGACGATGTCACGAGCCGCATCGAGCTCAATAAGGACATGGACCTGCAGTCGGCGCTGCAGGCCGTGCAGGCCGCGTACCCCTCGCTTACGGACTTCGAGCGCGAGTTTCCGTCGCTGTGCTTTGCGCTGGCCACAGGCGTGGGCAAAACGCGGCTGATGGGCGCCTTCATCAGCTACCTGCACCTGGCGCACGGCAAGGACAACTTCTTTGTGCTTGCGCCCAACCTGACCGTCTACAACAAGCTGATCGCGGACTTTACCCCCAACACGCCCAAGTACGTGTTCCGGGGCATCAGCGAGTTCGCCACCAGCCAGCCGGAGCTCATCACCGGCGACACGTACGAGAACCGCGCCGCCACGCTGTTCAACGAGACCATCCGCTGCCGCGTCAACATCTTCAACATCGCCAAGATCACCTCCGAGGTGCGCGGCGGGCGCTCGCCGCGCATCAAGCGGCTCTCGGAGTACATCGGCGAAAGCTACTTCGAATACCTGGCCGCGCTGCCGGACCTGGTGCTGCTGATGGACGAGTCGCACCGCTACCGGGCCTCGGCCGGCGTGCGGGCCATCAACGAGCTGCGGCCCGTGCTGGGGCTGGAGCTCACCGCCACCCCGTACGTGGAAACGGGCAAGGGACCGGTGCCGTTCCGCAACGTGGTGCAGAACTATCCGCTGGGCCGGGCCATGGCCGACGGCTTCGTCAAGGAGCCCGCCGTGGTTACCCGCCGCAACTTCGACGCGCGGG
Above is a window of Longimicrobium sp. DNA encoding:
- a CDS encoding site-specific DNA-methyltransferase, whose translation is MNRKQKLELTWIGKENRPKLEPRILLEDPERSYHASLRVSQGDHFDNRLIFGDNLLALKALEQEFAGKVKCIYIDPPYNTGSAFEHYDDGLEHSVWMGMMRDRIVLLRRLLSEDGSIWITIDDTEVHYLKVMCDELFGRENFVASVVWEKADSPRNSARQFSTDHDYVLVYSKTPSWLPRRLPRTEEANAIYSNPDHDPRGAWLPGDPYANKPYSKGQYSIAGPTGRVFTPPPGRYWRISEERLRELDADGRIWWGPKGDARPSIKRYLTDVSELVVRTLWTKEEVGSNRTSKNEMRALFPAESTFDTPKPERLLERVLRIATDPGDFVLDSFAGSGTTGAVAHKMGRRWIMVELGEHIHTHIIPRMRKVVNGDDPGGITKAVGWKGGGGFRYFRLAPSLLQKDRWGQLVINPEFNGAMLAEAMCKLEGFTYAPSDTVYWQHGRSTESDYIYVTTQHLGPDQLAQLSDEVGDNRTLLVLCAAFRGDDTRYPNLTVKKIPKQVLSRCEWGRDDYSLNVQNLPAAGTEPADAAPERGPARRRNTQPSLFGAEGGE